The proteins below are encoded in one region of Rana temporaria chromosome 2, aRanTem1.1, whole genome shotgun sequence:
- the LOC120928772 gene encoding olfactory receptor 51E1-like → MTETNNSTCSHISHFTLSGLPNLEDLNLWFGLLFFLMYMVAVLGNSTLIYIIRVEQELHEPMHIFLFMLSVIELLIATAVMPQMLNIVWFDRRKIAFDACLAQMFFLHFLSALESGILVAMAIDRYVAICHPLRYTAILTHRNITKISLVNLARGLAVMIPIPLIIKRLPEWKSDLLTHSYCLHQEVMKLACGNIRANVIYGMFVIASIMGIDSLFISVSYLLIIKEAVGLVRESSLKAIGTCAAHICAVLVYYIPLIGLSVVHRVPSGPVPNLHILFGNVYLLLPPVINPLIYGIKTKQIRKRLAKLFGKGKSSNKTSPGF, encoded by the coding sequence ATGACGGAGACGAACAACTCAACGTGTAGCCATATCAGTCATTTCACGCTGAGTGGCCTCCCGAACCTCGAAGACTTGAATCTCTGGTTCGGATTGCTCTTCTTCTTGATGTATATGGTGGCGGTCCTCGGAAATTCCACCCTCATTTATATCATTCGGGTGGAGCAGGAACTTCACGAACCCATGCACATCTTCCTCTTCATGCTTTCAGTGATCGAGCTCCTGATCGCCACCGCCGTCATGCCCCAGATGCTGAACATCGTCTGGTTTGACCGCCGGAAGATCGCCTTCGACGCCTGCCTGGCTCAAATGTTCTTCCTCCATTTCCTGTCCGCCCTGGAGTCCGGGATACTGGTGGCCATGGCCATCGACCGGTACGTAGCCATATGCCACCCTCTCCGGTATACCGCCATTTTAACCCACCGGAACATCACGAAGATCTCCTTGGTTAACCTGGCCAGAGGGTTGGCGGTGATGATCCCCATTCCCCTGATTATCAAGCGGCTGCCTGAATGGAAGAGCGATCTCTTGACCCATTCCTACTGCCTCCACCAGGAGGTCATGAAGTTGGCCTGCGGCAACATCAGAGCGAACGTCATCTACGGAATGTTCGTCATCGCCTCCATCATGGGCATTGACTCGCTGTTCATCTCCGTCTCCTACCTGCTTATTATAAAGGAGGCTGTTGGTCTGGTGAGGGAGTCCAGCCTGAAAGCCATCGGCACCTGCGCCGCCCACATATGTGCCGTCCTCGTCTACTACATCCCCCTCATCGGCCTTTCTGTGGTGCACCGGGTTCCCAGCGGTCCAGTTCCCAACCTGCACATCCTGTTCGGGAACGTCTACCTTCTACTCCCTCCCGTGATTAACCCTTTGATCTACGGGATTAAAACAAAGCAGATCCGCAAAAGGCTGGCCAAGCTGTTCGGTAAAGGGAAAAGCAGTAACAAGACGTCCCCGGGATTCTGA